In a genomic window of Vespula vulgaris chromosome 21, iyVesVulg1.1, whole genome shotgun sequence:
- the LOC127071265 gene encoding uncharacterized protein LOC127071265 isoform X2 gives MIFITIEGTNEDIFHLNIRQERNKTIELIRELWDDEVLASDVELWKGGARRELMKYEEHLYEFYKLGVIDRGEKVWTFWNAVFYCGTIYTTIAHTVTTFLVVDELSTMEDSYTIHRRRKAAAKRREKTPEPSSRSQLVETSEDEEEIRRARMEKMAEDTERMEEMEKERKVKGQEKEGQLYEGQDEKERTRERKKVTNGKKNVTKLEDGSNVTRQEMLSSQATTSLVTRSREIDNDNNVERNVQQDIKVGSKIEEDIEKKETLRIKEDDSELIDTRKVEKRTKKRSKDRMIERHQRSTDSSEEKSETSPSRLKSSESVRPRTRKSIGKTRTSEGDKSVREKHSFEAKIRPKDKPEKKSLQQPSDPNESIIEGATMKKSESFPPRSLERQPVVKRSATDVKKQVIPLSNDSLIEDFAKAQREYLLRERSILDPDLPEEEYQDASEIMAMRRRKIGMIHNESEHQKIINSVKEESADSKKSSWFSRFTWFLFFLKKKKTDSSEVEKREDIPQNESTQEIKNSENERTDIQEKVTFLDFLRALKDVASELKAFMIQNPIEMRIIRKMRNRCIAQLILIMIYCGLGAFVFRFTEGAFETFYKCGVKRVKRDFLDSLWNYSHNLREDDWKSLARRKLMEFEEQLHTAHEAGVHTYSGQRSWTFLNAVVYCLTVITTIGYGHISPSTTTGRAITIVYAIFGIPMFLILLADFGKLFTRGIKFLWAFVRRLYYTGSCRKVRRTVPVQEVMKGVQLVYDLATFRRPSQMNPEDIEEIQKQQNQQAVLNIDGNAPDTPGTPAMSTFAIDDEFNLPISVAIFILLGYIFIGATLYNAWEEWGFFESFYFVFISMSTIGFGDYVPKHPMYMMCSIIYLVFGLALTSMCINVVQVMLSDSFKQASQKIGATIGFEIADDDGSVKPAPPPPVEVADIHTSIKDSESVEKIAPKAKQEDVDL, from the exons ATGATTTTCATTACCATCGAAGGAACCAACGAAGATATATTTCATCTCAATATACGTCAAGAAAG AAACAAGACGATCGAACTGATTAGGGAACTCTGGGACGATGAAGTATTGGCCTCGGATGTGGAACTTTGGAAAGGAGGAGCCCGAAGGGAACTTATGAAATATGAAGAACACCTTTACGAATTCTACAAACTTGGCGTAATCGACCGCGGCGAGAAAGTCTGGACATTTTGGAACGCCGTTTTTTACTGCGGCACGATTTACACGACTATCG CACACACAGTTACGACGTTTCTCGTCGTTGACGAGTTGTCGACGATGGAGGATAGTTATACGATCCACCGACGTCGCAAAGCGGCGGCAAAGAGACGTGAAAAAACACCGGAACCCTCGTCGAGAAGTCAACTCGTTGAGACATCCGAGGATGAGGAAGAGATTAGGAGAGCAAGGATGGAGAAGATGGCTGAGGACACCGAACGTATGGAAGAGAtggaaaaggagaggaaggtGAAAGGTCAAGAGAAGGAGGGACAATTGTACGAGGGTCAGGATGAGAAGGAAAGGActcgtgaaagaaagaaagttacaAACGGTAAAAAGAATGTTACGAAACTCGAGGATGGCTCGAATGTTACTCGTCAAGAGATGCTTTCTTCGCAAGCAACAACAAGTCTTGTTACTCGTTCACGTGAGatcgataacgataacaacgTAGAACGGAATGTACAACAGGATATTAAGGTTGGGAGTAAAATAGAAGAGGATattgagaaaaaggaaactctGAGGATAAAGGAAGATGACAGCGAACTTATCGACACGAGGAAAGtcgaaaaacgaacgaaaaaaagatcgaaggaTCGTATGATCGAAAGACATCAAAGATCAACGGATTCCAGTGAGGAAAAAAGCGAGACTAGCCCAAGCAGATTAAAGTCCTCTGAAAGTGTGAGACCGAGAACGAGGAAGTCCATTGGGAAAACTCGAACGAGCGAGGGTGATAAGTCCGTTCGTGAGAAGCACTCGTTCGAAGCGAAAATTCGTCCTAAGGATAAGCCCGAGAAAAAATCTTTACAACAACCCTCTGACCCCAATGAAAGTATCATAGAGGGAGCGACGATGAAGAAGAGCGAAAGCTTTCCACCCAGATCCCTGGAACGACAACCAGTCGTAAAGAGGTCAGCGACGGATGTTAAAAAACAAGTGATACCATTGAGTAATGATAGTCTAATAGAGGATTTTGCGAAAGCACAGCGCGAGTATTTATTGAGAGAACGTAGCATTTTAGATCCTGATCTGCCAGAGGAGGAATATCAGGACGCTAGTGAAATTATGGCTATGAGAAGACGAAAAATTGGTATGATTCATAATGAGAGCGAACatcaaaagattattaattcgGTGAAAGAAGAGTCAGCAGATTCGAAGAAAAGTTCTTGGTTCTCTCGGTTCACAtggtttttattctttttgaaaaagaaaaaaactgatAGTTCCGAGGTAGAGAAACGCGAAGACATTCCGCAAAATGAATCAAcgcaagaaataaaaaattctgagAACGAACGTACCGATATACAAGAAAAAGTCACTTTCTTGGATTTCCTTCGTGCACTCAAAGACGTTGCGTCCGAATTAAAGGCTTTCATGATTCAAAATCCTATAGAGATgcgaataataagaaaaatgagaaatcgTTGCATAGCTCAATTAATcctaattatgatatattgcGGTCTTGGTGCTTTTGTTTTCCGATTTACCGAAGGCGCGTTTGAGACTTTTTACAAGTGCGGCGTAAAGAGAGTTAAAAGAGACTTTTTGGACAGTCTATGGAATTATAGTCACAATCTTAGAGAGGACGATTGGAAGAGTCTGGCACGAAGAAAGCTAATGGAGTTTGAGGAACAATTACATACCGCTCACGAGGCAGGTGTACACACGTATAGTGGACAAAGAAGTTGGACCTTCTTGAATGCTGTCGTATATTGTCTTACTGTGATCACCACTATCG GATACGGTCATATCTCACCGAGCACTACAACTGGAAGAGCCATCACCATTGTTTATGCTATATTTGGTATTCCgatgtttcttattttattggCAGACTTTGGCAAATTATTCACACGCGGTATCAAGTTCCTTTGGGCATTCGTAAGAAGGCTCTATTACACCGGAAGTTGTCGAAAAGTTCGTCGGACCGTGCCTGTACAG gAAGTTATGAAAGGCGTCCAACTCGTATACGATCTCGCGACGTTTAGAAGACCATCCCAGATGAACCCGGAAGATATAGAAGAGATTCAAAAACAACAAAATCAACAAGCTGTATTAAATATAGATGGCAATGCACCAGATACACCGGGAACACCGGCTATGTCAACGTTCGCAATAGACGATGAATTTAATCTTCCGATATCAGTGGCAATATTCATTCTTCTTGGATATATCTTCATAGGTGCTACGCTTTATAACGCGTGGGAGGAATGGGGTTTCTTCGAGagtttctattttgttttcatttctatgAGCACTATTGGCTTCGGCGATTACGTGCCAAAG CATCCCATGTATATGATGTGTTCGATAATATACCTGGTATTCGGTCTGGCTCTAACTTCGATGTGCATCAACGTAGTACAG GTGATGCTGTCGGATTCGTTCAAACAGGCAAGCCAGAAAATTGGTGCTACCATCGGGTTTGAAATCGCGGATGACGACGGATCAGTGAAACCTGCTCCACCACCACCGGTGGAAGTGGCAGACATTCATACCTCTATAAAAGATTCTGAAAGCGTTGAAAAAATAGCACCTAAAGCGAAACAAGAGGATGTAGATCTATAA
- the LOC127071265 gene encoding uncharacterized protein LOC127071265 isoform X1, with translation MSNSPGIKKVPPRPKITLPIPGQYGRYPQTPAGYVSTPYNQTPAPMTPVPVTPVSGQPQVFYSNRASEFVFTQFKGIKDFTKSGLSVGERSVFWLYEKVSSWSKRWFTHIFLVVIVFLYSVAGAMIFITIEGTNEDIFHLNIRQERNKTIELIRELWDDEVLASDVELWKGGARRELMKYEEHLYEFYKLGVIDRGEKVWTFWNAVFYCGTIYTTIAHTVTTFLVVDELSTMEDSYTIHRRRKAAAKRREKTPEPSSRSQLVETSEDEEEIRRARMEKMAEDTERMEEMEKERKVKGQEKEGQLYEGQDEKERTRERKKVTNGKKNVTKLEDGSNVTRQEMLSSQATTSLVTRSREIDNDNNVERNVQQDIKVGSKIEEDIEKKETLRIKEDDSELIDTRKVEKRTKKRSKDRMIERHQRSTDSSEEKSETSPSRLKSSESVRPRTRKSIGKTRTSEGDKSVREKHSFEAKIRPKDKPEKKSLQQPSDPNESIIEGATMKKSESFPPRSLERQPVVKRSATDVKKQVIPLSNDSLIEDFAKAQREYLLRERSILDPDLPEEEYQDASEIMAMRRRKIGMIHNESEHQKIINSVKEESADSKKSSWFSRFTWFLFFLKKKKTDSSEVEKREDIPQNESTQEIKNSENERTDIQEKVTFLDFLRALKDVASELKAFMIQNPIEMRIIRKMRNRCIAQLILIMIYCGLGAFVFRFTEGAFETFYKCGVKRVKRDFLDSLWNYSHNLREDDWKSLARRKLMEFEEQLHTAHEAGVHTYSGQRSWTFLNAVVYCLTVITTIGYGHISPSTTTGRAITIVYAIFGIPMFLILLADFGKLFTRGIKFLWAFVRRLYYTGSCRKVRRTVPVQEVMKGVQLVYDLATFRRPSQMNPEDIEEIQKQQNQQAVLNIDGNAPDTPGTPAMSTFAIDDEFNLPISVAIFILLGYIFIGATLYNAWEEWGFFESFYFVFISMSTIGFGDYVPKHPMYMMCSIIYLVFGLALTSMCINVVQVMLSDSFKQASQKIGATIGFEIADDDGSVKPAPPPPVEVADIHTSIKDSESVEKIAPKAKQEDVDL, from the exons atgtctaattCACCCGGTATTAAAAAAGTACCACCAAGACCGAAAATCACTCTGCCGATTCCTGGTCAATATGGACGATATCCACAAACACCCGCGGGATACGTATCGACACCTTATAATCAAACACCCGCACCTATGACACCCGTGCCTGTAACGCCCGTTTCCGGACAACCACAAGTATTTTATTCCAATAGAGCTAGCGAATTCGTATTTACACAATTCAAAGGAATCAAAGACTTCACAAAATCTGGACTTAGTGTAGGCGAGAGAAGTGTTTTTTGGTTATACGAGAag gtTAGCTCCTGGAGTAAACGATGGTTCACCCACATATTTTTAGTCGttattgtatttttgtatAGTGTAGCCGGAGCAATGATTTTCATTACCATCGAAGGAACCAACGAAGATATATTTCATCTCAATATACGTCAAGAAAG AAACAAGACGATCGAACTGATTAGGGAACTCTGGGACGATGAAGTATTGGCCTCGGATGTGGAACTTTGGAAAGGAGGAGCCCGAAGGGAACTTATGAAATATGAAGAACACCTTTACGAATTCTACAAACTTGGCGTAATCGACCGCGGCGAGAAAGTCTGGACATTTTGGAACGCCGTTTTTTACTGCGGCACGATTTACACGACTATCG CACACACAGTTACGACGTTTCTCGTCGTTGACGAGTTGTCGACGATGGAGGATAGTTATACGATCCACCGACGTCGCAAAGCGGCGGCAAAGAGACGTGAAAAAACACCGGAACCCTCGTCGAGAAGTCAACTCGTTGAGACATCCGAGGATGAGGAAGAGATTAGGAGAGCAAGGATGGAGAAGATGGCTGAGGACACCGAACGTATGGAAGAGAtggaaaaggagaggaaggtGAAAGGTCAAGAGAAGGAGGGACAATTGTACGAGGGTCAGGATGAGAAGGAAAGGActcgtgaaagaaagaaagttacaAACGGTAAAAAGAATGTTACGAAACTCGAGGATGGCTCGAATGTTACTCGTCAAGAGATGCTTTCTTCGCAAGCAACAACAAGTCTTGTTACTCGTTCACGTGAGatcgataacgataacaacgTAGAACGGAATGTACAACAGGATATTAAGGTTGGGAGTAAAATAGAAGAGGATattgagaaaaaggaaactctGAGGATAAAGGAAGATGACAGCGAACTTATCGACACGAGGAAAGtcgaaaaacgaacgaaaaaaagatcgaaggaTCGTATGATCGAAAGACATCAAAGATCAACGGATTCCAGTGAGGAAAAAAGCGAGACTAGCCCAAGCAGATTAAAGTCCTCTGAAAGTGTGAGACCGAGAACGAGGAAGTCCATTGGGAAAACTCGAACGAGCGAGGGTGATAAGTCCGTTCGTGAGAAGCACTCGTTCGAAGCGAAAATTCGTCCTAAGGATAAGCCCGAGAAAAAATCTTTACAACAACCCTCTGACCCCAATGAAAGTATCATAGAGGGAGCGACGATGAAGAAGAGCGAAAGCTTTCCACCCAGATCCCTGGAACGACAACCAGTCGTAAAGAGGTCAGCGACGGATGTTAAAAAACAAGTGATACCATTGAGTAATGATAGTCTAATAGAGGATTTTGCGAAAGCACAGCGCGAGTATTTATTGAGAGAACGTAGCATTTTAGATCCTGATCTGCCAGAGGAGGAATATCAGGACGCTAGTGAAATTATGGCTATGAGAAGACGAAAAATTGGTATGATTCATAATGAGAGCGAACatcaaaagattattaattcgGTGAAAGAAGAGTCAGCAGATTCGAAGAAAAGTTCTTGGTTCTCTCGGTTCACAtggtttttattctttttgaaaaagaaaaaaactgatAGTTCCGAGGTAGAGAAACGCGAAGACATTCCGCAAAATGAATCAAcgcaagaaataaaaaattctgagAACGAACGTACCGATATACAAGAAAAAGTCACTTTCTTGGATTTCCTTCGTGCACTCAAAGACGTTGCGTCCGAATTAAAGGCTTTCATGATTCAAAATCCTATAGAGATgcgaataataagaaaaatgagaaatcgTTGCATAGCTCAATTAATcctaattatgatatattgcGGTCTTGGTGCTTTTGTTTTCCGATTTACCGAAGGCGCGTTTGAGACTTTTTACAAGTGCGGCGTAAAGAGAGTTAAAAGAGACTTTTTGGACAGTCTATGGAATTATAGTCACAATCTTAGAGAGGACGATTGGAAGAGTCTGGCACGAAGAAAGCTAATGGAGTTTGAGGAACAATTACATACCGCTCACGAGGCAGGTGTACACACGTATAGTGGACAAAGAAGTTGGACCTTCTTGAATGCTGTCGTATATTGTCTTACTGTGATCACCACTATCG GATACGGTCATATCTCACCGAGCACTACAACTGGAAGAGCCATCACCATTGTTTATGCTATATTTGGTATTCCgatgtttcttattttattggCAGACTTTGGCAAATTATTCACACGCGGTATCAAGTTCCTTTGGGCATTCGTAAGAAGGCTCTATTACACCGGAAGTTGTCGAAAAGTTCGTCGGACCGTGCCTGTACAG gAAGTTATGAAAGGCGTCCAACTCGTATACGATCTCGCGACGTTTAGAAGACCATCCCAGATGAACCCGGAAGATATAGAAGAGATTCAAAAACAACAAAATCAACAAGCTGTATTAAATATAGATGGCAATGCACCAGATACACCGGGAACACCGGCTATGTCAACGTTCGCAATAGACGATGAATTTAATCTTCCGATATCAGTGGCAATATTCATTCTTCTTGGATATATCTTCATAGGTGCTACGCTTTATAACGCGTGGGAGGAATGGGGTTTCTTCGAGagtttctattttgttttcatttctatgAGCACTATTGGCTTCGGCGATTACGTGCCAAAG CATCCCATGTATATGATGTGTTCGATAATATACCTGGTATTCGGTCTGGCTCTAACTTCGATGTGCATCAACGTAGTACAG GTGATGCTGTCGGATTCGTTCAAACAGGCAAGCCAGAAAATTGGTGCTACCATCGGGTTTGAAATCGCGGATGACGACGGATCAGTGAAACCTGCTCCACCACCACCGGTGGAAGTGGCAGACATTCATACCTCTATAAAAGATTCTGAAAGCGTTGAAAAAATAGCACCTAAAGCGAAACAAGAGGATGTAGATCTATAA